The following coding sequences lie in one Polluticoccus soli genomic window:
- a CDS encoding arylsulfatase has protein sequence MKNLIRRELKHLVLPAIFLGMGSQLQAQEKPNILVIFGDDIGIANISAYSDGVMGYETPNIDRIAKEGVRFLHYYGEQSCTAGRAAFLTGQHGIRTGLTKVGYPGAPMGMSQEDPSIGGFMQSLGYATGQFGKNHVGDRNPSLPTVNGFDEFFGNLYHLNAEEEPELPDYPKDPEYLRKYGPRGVLRCKATSNDNTMEDPRFGKVGKQTIEDTGPLTKKRMETVDDETSDAAIDYMKRQHAAGKPFFCWFNSTRMHLRTHVRASHRGRYTHGDSEYIDGMIEHDETIGKILKALDDMGITNNTIVVYTSDNGPHMNTWPDGAMTPYRSEKNTNWEGAFRVPCLVRWPGHIKAGTVTTELMSHNDWIPTLCAIAGEPNIADKCLKGYKANGKTYKVHLDGYDQSRFLTSVGGTPGNNNGVHSMRDKFFYSDDDGLLVGLRQGDYKYVYAEQRLAGTMGVWAEPFTRLRLQKIFNLYQDPYERADITSNTYWDWNLNHVGAVYGAMDEVFKFAASFQEYPPRSFPPSFVPTNIMEEELKWIKGERKIRERTDRIKRDEN, from the coding sequence ATGAAAAACCTGATCAGAAGAGAATTAAAGCACCTGGTGCTTCCCGCCATTTTTCTCGGAATGGGCAGTCAATTACAAGCCCAGGAAAAACCTAACATCCTTGTCATTTTTGGTGATGATATTGGTATCGCCAACATCAGCGCATACAGCGATGGGGTAATGGGATATGAAACACCCAACATCGATCGTATAGCAAAAGAGGGGGTGAGATTCTTACACTATTATGGAGAACAGTCGTGTACCGCAGGGCGTGCAGCTTTTCTTACCGGTCAGCACGGTATACGTACTGGTTTGACCAAAGTGGGTTATCCCGGTGCGCCCATGGGGATGAGCCAGGAAGACCCGTCTATAGGCGGCTTTATGCAAAGTCTTGGTTATGCAACAGGGCAGTTTGGTAAAAACCACGTTGGCGATCGGAATCCGAGCCTGCCAACGGTGAATGGTTTTGATGAATTCTTTGGTAATCTATACCACCTCAATGCAGAGGAAGAACCTGAATTGCCGGACTATCCCAAAGATCCGGAGTATTTAAGAAAATATGGACCGCGTGGTGTGTTGCGTTGCAAAGCAACAAGCAATGATAATACAATGGAAGACCCTCGTTTTGGGAAAGTGGGAAAACAAACTATTGAAGACACAGGTCCCCTAACAAAAAAACGTATGGAAACCGTAGACGATGAAACCTCTGATGCTGCTATCGACTATATGAAACGGCAGCACGCAGCAGGCAAGCCATTCTTCTGCTGGTTCAATTCAACACGTATGCACTTACGTACTCACGTGCGGGCATCGCACAGGGGCAGGTATACACACGGCGATAGCGAGTACATAGATGGCATGATAGAACACGATGAAACCATCGGCAAAATACTGAAGGCGCTGGATGATATGGGTATCACCAATAATACCATTGTTGTTTATACTTCAGACAATGGTCCCCACATGAATACCTGGCCCGATGGTGCGATGACGCCTTACCGCAGCGAAAAGAATACTAACTGGGAAGGCGCATTCCGCGTGCCTTGCCTGGTGCGTTGGCCTGGGCATATCAAAGCAGGCACTGTGACAACCGAGCTGATGAGCCATAATGACTGGATACCAACATTGTGTGCTATTGCCGGTGAACCAAACATAGCCGACAAATGCCTGAAAGGATACAAAGCCAACGGCAAGACGTATAAAGTGCATCTTGACGGATATGACCAATCGAGATTCCTGACTTCAGTAGGTGGCACTCCGGGCAATAACAACGGTGTGCATAGCATGCGAGATAAGTTTTTCTATTCTGACGATGACGGCTTGCTGGTAGGGTTGCGGCAAGGCGATTATAAATACGTATATGCAGAGCAGCGGCTCGCAGGAACCATGGGAGTATGGGCTGAACCATTTACCAGGCTGCGCCTGCAGAAGATATTTAACCTGTACCAGGACCCTTACGAGCGGGCCGATATAACTTCAAATACTTATTGGGACTGGAATCTCAATCATGTAGGCGCCGTCTATGGTGCGATGGATGAAGTATTCAAGTTTGCTGCATCGTTCCAGGAATATCCGCCACGCTCTTTCCCTCCAAGCTTTGTGCCTACGAATATCATGGAAGAAGAATTGAAATGGATCAAAGGCGAGCGGAAAATAAGAGAACGAACGGATAGGATAAAACGAGACGAGAACTAA
- a CDS encoding formylglycine-generating enzyme family protein, with amino-acid sequence MKYTIGCLAALTVFVFCGCSDEPKQVQNIPVNNEDVVLCSAPDESPMPASTMPKEDPALKFLPTIANATEQMDELPEGMVWVPGGEFSMGATVSADEQKHEQSYGDALPVHRVRVKGFFMDKTEVTNEQFAEFVAATGYVTIAERTPTEDEYPGAQEQNLFAGSIVFTPVAITDKNDHYRWWNYVRGADWRHPEGKGSDLKGRQKHPVVHIAWVDACAYARWAGKRLPTEAEWEFAARGGAAGELYSWGNSFQPDGKWMANTYQGKFPQHDDGRDGYTGTAPVAHFAANKYGLYDMAGNVWEWCSDWYRPDYYSSLSQETAENPRGPGSSYDPDEPEEKKKVQRGGSYLCTDEYCTRYRVGTRGRGEYRSASNHVGFRCVKDAYTNSIASKY; translated from the coding sequence ATGAAGTACACCATAGGCTGCCTGGCGGCCCTAACTGTATTTGTATTTTGCGGCTGTAGCGATGAACCCAAACAAGTACAAAACATTCCCGTCAACAATGAAGATGTTGTGTTGTGTTCGGCACCGGATGAGAGCCCGATGCCGGCTTCTACTATGCCGAAGGAAGACCCGGCGCTAAAGTTTCTGCCAACGATAGCCAATGCAACAGAGCAAATGGATGAGTTGCCCGAAGGAATGGTATGGGTGCCGGGTGGGGAATTCAGCATGGGCGCAACAGTAAGCGCTGATGAGCAAAAGCACGAACAGTCGTATGGCGATGCCTTACCTGTTCACCGTGTGCGGGTGAAAGGTTTTTTCATGGATAAAACAGAAGTGACCAATGAGCAGTTTGCTGAATTTGTAGCGGCAACTGGTTATGTAACCATAGCCGAAAGAACACCCACCGAAGACGAATATCCGGGTGCACAGGAACAAAACCTGTTTGCGGGGTCGATAGTGTTTACCCCGGTTGCAATAACAGACAAAAACGATCACTACCGCTGGTGGAACTACGTACGCGGTGCCGACTGGCGACATCCGGAAGGTAAGGGCAGCGATCTGAAAGGCAGGCAGAAACATCCTGTAGTACACATAGCCTGGGTAGATGCCTGTGCCTATGCACGTTGGGCGGGTAAACGTCTGCCAACCGAAGCTGAATGGGAATTTGCCGCACGTGGTGGTGCTGCCGGCGAGCTATACAGTTGGGGCAACAGTTTTCAACCCGATGGCAAATGGATGGCCAATACCTACCAGGGCAAGTTTCCCCAGCACGACGACGGCCGGGATGGCTATACCGGCACAGCGCCGGTAGCACATTTTGCGGCTAACAAGTATGGCCTGTATGACATGGCCGGCAATGTATGGGAATGGTGCAGCGATTGGTACCGGCCCGATTACTACAGCTCATTGTCGCAGGAGACTGCTGAAAATCCGCGTGGGCCTGGCTCCTCATACGATCCTGATGAACCGGAAGAAAAGAAAAAAGTGCAACGCGGTGGGTCTTACCTATGTACCGACGAGTATTGTACACGCTATAGGGTTGGTACCCGTGGAAGGGGAGAGTACAGATCTGCATCCAACCATGTTGGCTTCCGTTGTGTGAAAGATGCTTATACCAATTCTATCGCGTCTAAATATTGA
- a CDS encoding GNAT family N-acetyltransferase gives MQFYLETPRLILRDLLPSDEEGMFALNADQEVMRYVGAKPLNDIEQAREAIAFIRRQYETNGIGRWAVIEKDSGSFVGWAGLKLMQEPVNGYVDFYDIGYRFMKSSWGKGYATEAASATLQYAWEVMRLPEVNAMANVDNVASRRVLTKIGLQENGLFEYDGDPHVWFEMGNPTLLSPRL, from the coding sequence ATGCAGTTTTACCTGGAAACACCGAGACTTATTTTGCGCGATCTGCTGCCTTCAGATGAGGAAGGTATGTTTGCTTTGAATGCTGACCAGGAAGTGATGCGCTATGTAGGTGCAAAACCGCTAAATGACATCGAGCAGGCGAGAGAGGCTATCGCTTTCATCAGGCGGCAGTACGAGACCAATGGCATAGGACGCTGGGCGGTGATTGAAAAAGACTCGGGCAGCTTTGTGGGCTGGGCAGGGTTGAAGCTCATGCAGGAGCCTGTGAACGGGTATGTGGATTTTTATGACATAGGTTACAGGTTTATGAAAAGCTCATGGGGTAAGGGCTACGCTACCGAGGCGGCCTCTGCTACTTTGCAGTATGCCTGGGAAGTGATGCGCCTGCCTGAAGTGAATGCCATGGCCAATGTCGACAATGTGGCATCGCGCAGGGTGTTGACGAAGATCGGGCTGCAAGAGAACGGTTTGTTTGAATATGATGGTGATCCGCACGTGTGGTTTGAAATGGGAAATCCAACATTACTGTCGCCTCGACTATAA